Proteins encoded in a region of the Armatimonadota bacterium genome:
- a CDS encoding cytochrome c oxidase subunit 1 — translation MSVAVAKPGEVKHNYLNAGDTVRSWLLTTDHKRIAVLYLVSVTLFFAVGGLLALLIRLELLTPQGDLMTSETYNRVFTMHGVVMIFLFLIPAIPAVLGNFLVPLMIGARDLAFPRLNLASWYVYMAGGLIATWAMVNGGVDTGWTFYPPYSSSYSTSQVTLTIVGAFLVGFSSIFTGINFIVTIHKMRAPGLTWFRLPLFIWAHYATSVIIVLGTPVVAITLLLVAVERVFRLGIFDPALGGDPILFQHLFWFYSHPAVYIMILPAMGVISEVIACFSRKRVFGYHFVAFSSVAIAVVGFLVWGHHMFTTGQSVYAGMVFSLLSFLVAVPSAVKVFNWTATMYKGTIEFRAPMLYVMGFLGLFVIGGLTGLFLASLATDIHLQDTYFVVAHFHYIMVGGTIFGYLAGLHFWWPKMTGRMYPEGIAKLAALIIFAGFNLTFFPQFVLGYLGMPRRYHWYPEEWQMLHVMSSAGAALLGIGYILPIFYLLWSLRNGAIAGPNPWGATGLEWKTDSPPITHNFEETPIVTEEPYAYENHHQHEEVASGTGASTAEA, via the coding sequence ATGAGTGTAGCGGTTGCCAAACCCGGCGAGGTAAAGCATAACTATTTGAACGCTGGAGATACAGTACGTTCGTGGTTGCTCACCACGGACCATAAACGCATCGCGGTGCTGTATCTCGTTTCGGTCACCCTGTTCTTTGCGGTGGGCGGACTGCTGGCGTTGCTTATCCGCCTGGAGCTGCTCACCCCGCAGGGTGACCTGATGACCTCCGAAACCTACAACCGCGTGTTCACTATGCACGGCGTGGTGATGATATTCCTGTTCCTGATCCCTGCCATCCCCGCTGTGCTGGGCAACTTCTTAGTGCCGCTGATGATAGGCGCGCGTGACCTCGCCTTCCCTCGCCTGAACCTCGCCAGCTGGTACGTATATATGGCGGGTGGGTTGATTGCCACTTGGGCGATGGTAAACGGAGGTGTGGACACCGGCTGGACCTTCTATCCGCCGTACAGCAGTTCGTACAGCACCTCGCAGGTCACGCTGACCATCGTCGGTGCGTTTCTTGTCGGTTTCTCTTCCATCTTCACCGGCATCAATTTCATCGTCACCATCCACAAGATGCGTGCGCCGGGGTTGACGTGGTTTCGCCTGCCGCTGTTCATTTGGGCGCACTATGCGACCAGCGTCATTATCGTGCTGGGCACGCCGGTGGTTGCCATCACTCTGCTGCTTGTTGCAGTGGAGCGCGTGTTCCGGTTGGGAATCTTTGACCCTGCTCTGGGCGGCGACCCCATCCTGTTCCAGCACCTGTTCTGGTTCTACTCGCACCCGGCAGTGTACATCATGATCCTGCCCGCGATGGGCGTCATCAGCGAGGTGATCGCCTGTTTCTCGCGCAAGCGGGTGTTTGGCTACCACTTCGTGGCGTTCTCCAGTGTGGCCATTGCGGTCGTCGGATTTCTGGTATGGGGACACCACATGTTTACCACCGGACAGTCAGTGTACGCGGGCATGGTGTTCTCCTTGCTCAGCTTCTTGGTCGCGGTTCCTTCCGCTGTCAAGGTCTTTAACTGGACCGCCACCATGTACAAGGGCACCATCGAGTTCCGCGCCCCGATGCTGTACGTGATGGGCTTCCTGGGTCTGTTCGTGATTGGTGGGCTGACAGGTTTGTTCCTTGCCTCGCTGGCAACCGACATTCACCTGCAGGACACCTACTTCGTGGTAGCGCACTTCCACTATATCATGGTGGGCGGCACCATTTTCGGCTATCTGGCGGGACTACACTTCTGGTGGCCCAAGATGACCGGGCGCATGTACCCTGAAGGAATCGCCAAGCTGGCTGCGCTCATCATCTTCGCGGGATTCAACCTGACCTTCTTCCCGCAGTTTGTGCTGGGCTACCTGGGAATGCCTCGGCGTTACCACTGGTATCCTGAGGAATGGCAGATGCTGCACGTGATGTCTTCAGCAGGGGCAGCGTTGCTGGGTATCGGTTATATCCTGCCCATCTTTTACCTGCTATGGTCGCTGCGTAACGGCGCAATAGCCGGTCCGAACCCGTGGGGCGCTACCGGGTTGGAGTGGAAAACCGACTCACCCCCCATCACCCACAACTTCGAGGAGACGCCCATCGTCACCGAAGAGCCTTACGCTTACGAGAATCATCACCAGCATGAGGAGGTCGCCAGTGGTACAGGAGCAAGCACCGCAGAAGCTTAG
- a CDS encoding cytochrome c oxidase subunit III — protein MVQEQAPQKLSIQFEDLHQQNESYIVGMWTFLVTEIMFFGGLFTTYLVYRVANQETFWEAHRHLSVPLGFFNTCVLLTSSLTMALTVHYAQRGLRKQQLLWLLATMALACTFLVVKGFEYHHKFVEGLIPGPNFRFEPVEHLRVAQLFFSLYFAMTGLHALHVIIGVLVMAILAVLTAIKHPSVQDFIPIELAGLYWHFVDIVWIFLFPLLYLIPR, from the coding sequence GTGGTACAGGAGCAAGCACCGCAGAAGCTTAGCATCCAGTTCGAAGACCTGCACCAGCAGAACGAGTCCTACATCGTGGGGATGTGGACGTTCCTGGTCACCGAAATTATGTTCTTCGGTGGGCTATTCACTACATACCTTGTCTATCGGGTGGCAAATCAAGAAACCTTCTGGGAGGCACATCGCCACCTCAGCGTGCCACTGGGCTTTTTCAACACCTGCGTCCTGCTGACCAGTAGCCTCACGATGGCGCTGACAGTGCACTATGCCCAGCGTGGTTTGCGCAAACAACAGCTGCTGTGGCTGCTGGCGACCATGGCGCTGGCGTGCACCTTCCTGGTAGTGAAGGGGTTCGAATATCACCACAAGTTCGTGGAAGGGCTGATACCCGGACCGAACTTCCGGTTCGAGCCGGTGGAGCACCTGCGTGTGGCGCAGCTGTTCTTCAGCCTCTACTTCGCCATGACCGGACTGCACGCGCTGCATGTCATCATCGGCGTGCTGGTGATGGCGATACTGGCAGTGCTCACCGCCATCAAACACCCCAGCGTACAGGACTTCATCCCCATAGAGCTGGCGGGTCTGTACTGGCACTTCGTGGACATTGTGTGGATATTCCTGTTCCCGTTATTGTATTTGATTCCGAGGTGA
- the htpX gene encoding protease HtpX, translating into MNTLKVGVLLVALTALFIFVGDAVGGRGGAMIAFVLALVMNFVSYWFSDKIVLGMYGARALSPADAPELYRMVERLSERAGIPLPRLYVVPGEQPNAFATGRDPAHAAVAVTAGLLHLLDTEEVEGVLAHEIAHIKHRDTLTMTVVATIAGAVMLLADMARWAMIFGGARNDDREGGNPLVYLLIMIVAPIAAMLIQLAISRAREYEADATGAKLVGSPDGLISALRKLEQASRMIPMQASPSTAHLFIVNPLRGMGGALMSLFMTHPPIEERVRRLQQMRGSEWYLGR; encoded by the coding sequence ATGAACACACTCAAAGTAGGCGTTTTGCTGGTTGCGCTGACCGCCCTGTTCATCTTTGTAGGGGATGCGGTTGGCGGTCGTGGCGGAGCGATGATAGCCTTCGTGCTCGCGCTGGTGATGAATTTCGTCAGCTACTGGTTCAGCGATAAAATCGTGCTGGGGATGTACGGGGCGCGCGCTCTGTCGCCAGCCGATGCGCCTGAACTATACCGGATGGTAGAACGGCTATCTGAACGCGCAGGCATCCCGCTGCCCAGGCTGTACGTGGTTCCCGGTGAGCAGCCCAACGCCTTCGCCACCGGTCGTGACCCTGCCCATGCGGCTGTGGCGGTAACCGCTGGGCTGTTGCACCTGCTGGACACGGAAGAGGTGGAAGGTGTGCTGGCGCATGAGATAGCGCACATCAAACATCGCGACACGCTGACGATGACCGTCGTGGCGACGATAGCAGGCGCGGTGATGCTGTTGGCAGATATGGCGCGATGGGCGATGATTTTCGGCGGTGCGCGCAACGACGACCGCGAGGGAGGCAACCCGCTGGTGTACCTGCTCATCATGATCGTTGCGCCTATCGCCGCGATGCTTATTCAGCTGGCTATCTCGCGGGCGCGTGAGTATGAAGCGGACGCTACCGGTGCGAAGCTGGTGGGTAGCCCTGATGGGCTGATCAGCGCGTTGCGCAAGCTGGAGCAGGCTTCGCGCATGATACCGATGCAGGCTTCGCCCTCTACAGCGCACTTGTTCATCGTGAACCCTTTGCGCGGGATGGGCGGCGCGCTGATGAGCCTGTTTATGACCCACCCGCCGATTGAGGAGCGAGTACGCCGCCTGCAACAGATGCGCGGCAGCGAGTGGTATCTGGGCAGGTAG
- a CDS encoding alpha/beta hydrolase — MLWVVMTAGALLVLGWVLLAVAATHPPRAPLFLTPFDVQVSFDPVAFPSRDGTPLSGWWISHPRPRGVAVLCHGYVANRCEVLGVALELRRLGFSCLLFDFRAHGESGGRVTTIGAREVQDALGAVDFAARFGLPILLFGSSMGGAVAIMTAARDQRVGAVIADSAYARLAHAANTWWEAGFGRVLGKLCRPVKYVAMLFTRTPLSHAEPIREIGKIAPRPVLLIHGDRDHLVPVEHAYALYQAAGEPRTLWIANGSGHVQARVDQPENYYGQIAEFVEKWLEVQPVHESLNARPGEITSS, encoded by the coding sequence ATGCTCTGGGTGGTAATGACGGCAGGTGCGCTGCTCGTGTTGGGGTGGGTGCTGCTTGCTGTCGCGGCGACACACCCACCGCGTGCTCCACTGTTCCTGACCCCTTTCGATGTGCAGGTTTCTTTTGACCCCGTCGCCTTTCCTTCACGTGACGGCACGCCCCTGTCGGGATGGTGGATATCGCACCCACGCCCTCGCGGGGTAGCGGTGTTGTGTCATGGCTATGTAGCGAACCGTTGCGAGGTGCTGGGCGTTGCATTAGAGCTGCGCCGCTTGGGCTTCAGCTGCTTGCTGTTTGACTTCCGCGCACACGGGGAAAGCGGCGGGCGCGTTACCACTATCGGTGCACGTGAGGTGCAGGATGCTCTCGGTGCAGTAGACTTCGCAGCGCGATTCGGACTGCCTATCCTGCTGTTCGGCTCATCGATGGGCGGTGCGGTCGCCATCATGACCGCTGCTCGCGACCAGCGAGTTGGCGCGGTTATCGCCGATAGCGCATACGCCCGGCTGGCGCACGCGGCGAATACGTGGTGGGAAGCCGGTTTTGGCAGAGTGCTGGGTAAACTGTGCCGACCGGTAAAGTATGTGGCGATGTTGTTCACACGTACTCCCCTCTCCCACGCCGAGCCGATACGTGAAATCGGCAAAATTGCCCCACGTCCGGTGCTGTTGATTCACGGCGACCGCGACCATCTCGTTCCTGTCGAGCACGCATACGCTCTGTATCAAGCGGCGGGCGAGCCGCGTACGCTATGGATTGCTAACGGCAGCGGGCACGTGCAGGCACGGGTAGACCAGCCGGAGAACTACTACGGACAGATAGCGGAATTCGTCGAGAAATGGTTGGAAGTGCAACCTGTCCATGAATCACTCAACGCCCGACCTGGCGAAATCACGTCATCGTGA
- the panC gene encoding pantothenate synthetase, whose translation MQVAKTVREVRAWMRLARTDGKTVGFVPTMGYFHEGHLSLMRRAKAECDLCVVSLFVNPTQFGPSEDFQRYPRDFARDAAMAESVGVDLLFAPEVEEMYPEGYQTYVEVTEVTRRLEGSARPGHFRGVATVCTKLFNIVQADRAYFGKKDYQQLKVIQRLVKDLNIPTEIVPCETVREPDGLAMSSRNVYLKPDERQAATVLYRALCAGRDAILAGERDGKKVQTLVEQVIATETLVKTEYVDVADAETLEPLTDLRGEVLISLAARVGVARLIDNITVTVPG comes from the coding sequence ATGCAGGTAGCGAAGACCGTTCGTGAAGTTCGGGCGTGGATGAGACTCGCCCGTACCGATGGAAAAACTGTTGGCTTTGTGCCCACCATGGGCTATTTTCACGAGGGGCACCTGAGCCTCATGCGCCGCGCAAAGGCAGAGTGCGACCTGTGCGTGGTGAGCCTGTTCGTGAACCCCACGCAGTTTGGTCCCTCGGAAGACTTTCAGCGCTATCCACGCGATTTCGCCCGCGACGCGGCGATGGCGGAAAGCGTAGGGGTAGACCTTCTCTTCGCCCCCGAAGTGGAAGAGATGTATCCCGAAGGCTACCAGACTTACGTGGAGGTCACGGAGGTGACCCGCCGATTGGAAGGCTCAGCACGCCCTGGACACTTCCGAGGGGTGGCTACGGTTTGCACCAAGCTGTTTAACATTGTTCAGGCGGACCGCGCCTACTTCGGCAAGAAGGACTATCAACAGCTGAAGGTGATCCAGCGGCTGGTGAAAGACCTGAATATCCCCACAGAGATTGTGCCCTGCGAGACCGTTCGCGAGCCGGATGGCTTGGCAATGTCCTCACGCAACGTCTACCTGAAACCTGACGAACGTCAGGCGGCAACCGTATTGTACCGTGCACTATGCGCAGGGCGTGACGCCATCCTCGCCGGCGAACGCGACGGAAAGAAAGTACAGACGCTGGTGGAGCAAGTCATCGCCACCGAGACGCTGGTCAAAACCGAGTATGTGGATGTCGCGGACGCAGAAACGCTGGAACCTCTTACCGACCTGCGTGGCGAGGTTCTCATCTCCCTGGCGGCGCGCGTGGGGGTAGCGCGATTGATAGACAATATCACCGTGACCGTTCCGGGGTAG
- the panB gene encoding 3-methyl-2-oxobutanoate hydroxymethyltransferase translates to MVMPGKEKKITVPTIRQKKGGEKIVAVTAYDYPTTLFADAAGVDLILVGDSLGMVLLGYPTTLPVTMEDMLHHTKACARAKPRALLVADMPYLSYQITVEDAVRNAGRFIQDGGAEAVKLEGGEPVAEAIHRLVSIGIPVLAHLGMTPQSVHAFGGHRVQGRTDEAAKRLIEDAHIVEQAGAFAVVLELIPASLAKEITEQLTIPTIGIGAGPHCDGQIQVLHDLIGLVPGEPFKHTKRYAHIGETITKAIQQYAQEVRGGQFPTEEQAF, encoded by the coding sequence ATGGTGATGCCGGGTAAGGAGAAGAAGATAACCGTTCCCACCATTCGGCAGAAGAAGGGTGGCGAGAAGATTGTAGCGGTCACTGCGTACGATTATCCCACCACCCTTTTCGCTGACGCAGCGGGTGTAGACCTGATTCTGGTAGGTGATTCGCTGGGGATGGTGCTGCTGGGTTATCCCACCACGCTGCCGGTGACGATGGAGGACATGCTACACCATACGAAGGCGTGTGCTCGTGCGAAGCCGCGTGCCCTGCTGGTAGCGGATATGCCTTACCTCAGCTACCAGATTACGGTAGAGGACGCGGTGCGTAACGCGGGGCGATTTATTCAGGATGGGGGCGCAGAGGCAGTGAAGCTGGAGGGAGGCGAACCGGTCGCGGAAGCCATCCACCGACTGGTGAGTATCGGTATACCGGTGCTGGCGCATCTGGGCATGACGCCCCAATCGGTGCACGCTTTTGGAGGACATCGCGTACAGGGGCGGACCGATGAAGCCGCCAAGCGGTTGATAGAAGACGCGCATATTGTGGAACAGGCGGGAGCGTTCGCAGTAGTGTTAGAGCTGATTCCGGCATCACTGGCAAAGGAAATCACCGAGCAGCTCACCATACCGACCATCGGCATCGGAGCCGGACCGCACTGCGACGGACAGATTCAGGTGTTGCATGACCTGATAGGTCTGGTTCCGGGCGAGCCGTTTAAGCACACGAAGCGCTACGCCCACATCGGTGAAACCATTACCAAAGCGATCCAGCAGTACGCACAGGAGGTTCGAGGCGGACAATTCCCGACGGAGGAGCAGGCGTTCTGA
- a CDS encoding citramalate synthase, which produces MEKQRIEIYDTTLRDGSQGEGVNFTVEDKLKIAQRLDEFGMDYIEGGWPASNPKDTEFFRRARHLQLSHAKLVAFGSTRRAKLKAEEDENLQALVACETPVVTIFGKSWDMHVTHALKVSLQANLEMIYDSVKFLKERVPQVIYDAEHFFDGYKHNAEYAIKTLQAAEEAGADLLVLCDTNGGTLPHEIAQIMEAVKLRVRTPLGIHTHNDSECGVANSLMAVLHGAVHVQGTINGYGERTGNANLCSIIPALVLKMGYDCLKPDSLRHLTALSGYIDEVANMPHNHRMPYVGRSAFAHKGGVHVDAVLKYERTYEHIPPAAVGNERRILVSELAGGATVAHHAQRLGLQLDKSTPEVRRVLQKVAHLENEGYSFEAAEASFELLLMQQTGQYRKLFELKGFRVIVEKRGEKGEVVTEATVKVAVDGREMLTVAEGNGPVHALDSALRKALLEFYPELAQIRLTDYKVRVVNVREGTAAKVRVIVESEDGGQTWSTTGVSTNIIEASWHALVDSIEYGLLTIRGQSEPK; this is translated from the coding sequence GTGGAGAAACAACGTATTGAAATCTACGACACAACCCTGCGCGACGGCTCGCAGGGCGAAGGGGTCAACTTTACTGTAGAGGACAAACTCAAAATCGCTCAGAGGCTGGACGAATTCGGTATGGACTACATCGAAGGCGGGTGGCCCGCTTCGAACCCGAAGGACACCGAGTTCTTCCGGCGAGCACGCCACCTGCAACTCTCTCACGCAAAGCTGGTGGCGTTCGGCAGCACGCGCCGCGCCAAACTGAAAGCGGAAGAGGACGAGAACCTGCAGGCGCTGGTGGCATGCGAAACACCCGTTGTGACCATCTTCGGCAAGAGCTGGGATATGCATGTGACGCACGCACTGAAGGTGTCGCTGCAGGCGAATCTGGAGATGATTTACGACTCGGTGAAGTTTCTCAAAGAGCGCGTGCCGCAGGTTATCTACGATGCCGAGCATTTCTTCGACGGCTACAAGCACAACGCCGAGTACGCCATCAAAACACTACAGGCAGCGGAAGAGGCGGGCGCGGACTTGCTGGTGTTGTGCGACACTAACGGTGGAACCCTGCCGCACGAGATCGCGCAAATTATGGAAGCGGTCAAGCTGCGCGTGCGCACGCCGCTGGGCATCCATACGCACAATGATAGCGAGTGCGGCGTCGCGAACAGCCTGATGGCAGTGCTGCACGGCGCTGTGCATGTGCAGGGTACCATCAACGGTTACGGCGAGCGTACCGGCAACGCCAACCTTTGTTCTATCATCCCCGCTCTGGTATTGAAAATGGGCTATGACTGCCTGAAGCCCGACTCCCTTCGGCATCTCACTGCGCTATCGGGATACATCGACGAGGTGGCGAATATGCCGCATAACCACCGGATGCCCTACGTGGGGCGCAGCGCGTTTGCGCACAAGGGCGGCGTGCACGTGGATGCAGTGTTGAAATACGAACGCACTTACGAGCACATTCCGCCTGCCGCGGTAGGTAACGAGCGGCGCATTCTCGTTTCAGAACTGGCAGGGGGCGCTACGGTCGCCCACCACGCACAACGGCTGGGATTACAGCTGGATAAGAGCACGCCTGAGGTGCGCAGGGTACTGCAGAAAGTGGCGCATCTGGAAAACGAGGGATATTCCTTCGAGGCAGCAGAAGCCTCCTTTGAATTGCTATTGATGCAACAGACAGGACAGTACCGCAAGCTGTTCGAGCTGAAGGGCTTTCGGGTCATTGTGGAAAAGCGGGGCGAGAAGGGCGAAGTGGTCACTGAAGCAACCGTCAAAGTGGCTGTTGATGGGCGTGAGATGCTCACCGTCGCCGAGGGGAACGGTCCCGTGCACGCACTGGACAGCGCACTGCGTAAGGCACTGCTGGAGTTCTATCCCGAGCTGGCGCAGATTCGCCTCACCGACTACAAGGTGCGTGTGGTAAATGTGCGCGAGGGTACCGCTGCCAAAGTGCGCGTCATCGTGGAATCGGAAGATGGGGGGCAGACGTGGAGCACTACCGGTGTCTCCACTAATATCATCGAAGCCTCGTGGCACGCGCTGGTAGACAGCATTGAATACGGCCTGTTGACGATTCGGGGACAGTCTGAGCCGAAGTAA
- a CDS encoding transporter: MNAFGIFWQVIFPIFFIILAGALLERALTLDIATLTRINFYAFVPALVFVKMLKADLSLLTMGSIALFVLVHSAVMLLVALLLYRHSVFQPYRKVLLLASMLTNAGNYGIPFVLLAFGERYMSVAAVVVLVQNLMTFTFGVLLMESGQPHRVHILRAIARLPVIYALAGALLLNALSIQLPQPLMIPLDYMANALVPVALLTLGTQLGRGIGRLSVVLVALPVTLRLVCAPLLALAMLPLFAFPKDIATVLIATAGLPIAVNVFILSTQYRTQEAFASQIVTASTLLSAVSQSVWLALLH; encoded by the coding sequence GTGAACGCCTTCGGCATCTTCTGGCAAGTCATCTTCCCTATCTTTTTCATCATCCTGGCGGGCGCGCTGTTGGAACGCGCTCTTACACTGGATATTGCGACGCTGACGCGCATCAACTTCTATGCCTTTGTGCCCGCACTCGTCTTCGTCAAAATGCTCAAGGCAGACCTCAGCCTGCTGACGATGGGCAGCATCGCTCTGTTTGTTCTGGTACACAGCGCAGTGATGTTACTGGTTGCTCTGCTGCTCTATCGGCACAGCGTGTTTCAGCCTTACCGCAAGGTGCTGTTGCTTGCCTCTATGCTCACCAACGCGGGCAACTACGGCATCCCCTTTGTGTTGCTCGCTTTTGGCGAACGCTACATGAGCGTCGCCGCGGTAGTAGTGCTTGTGCAAAATCTCATGACGTTCACCTTCGGCGTTCTGCTGATGGAAAGCGGTCAGCCGCACAGGGTGCATATCCTCCGCGCCATTGCCCGCTTGCCCGTTATCTATGCGCTGGCTGGTGCGCTCCTGCTGAACGCTTTATCCATTCAGCTACCGCAGCCTCTGATGATACCGCTGGACTACATGGCGAACGCTCTGGTTCCAGTTGCCTTGCTCACACTGGGCACCCAGCTGGGCAGAGGCATTGGGCGTCTGTCCGTCGTGCTCGTCGCGTTACCTGTTACACTGCGTCTGGTGTGTGCACCGCTGCTTGCACTGGCGATGCTACCGCTATTCGCTTTTCCCAAAGACATCGCTACGGTGCTGATAGCCACTGCCGGACTGCCCATAGCGGTCAACGTCTTCATTCTTAGCACCCAGTACCGTACACAGGAGGCGTTTGCCTCACAAATCGTCACTGCCTCTACCTTGCTGAGCGCGGTCAGCCAGTCGGTGTGGCTGGCACTGTTACACTAG
- the glnB gene encoding nitrogen regulatory protein P-II 1 — protein sequence MKKVECIIRPIKIDEVKEALEEIGITGLTVTDVRGYGRQRGRTEKYRGNTYTINFLPKLKLEVVVPDHRAEEVVQVIAEAARTGEIGDGKIFVSEVEEVIRIRTGERGESAL from the coding sequence ATGAAAAAAGTGGAGTGTATCATCCGACCCATCAAGATCGACGAGGTGAAGGAGGCGCTGGAGGAAATTGGCATCACCGGATTAACGGTGACCGATGTGCGTGGCTACGGACGCCAGCGCGGACGCACCGAGAAGTACCGGGGCAATACCTATACCATTAACTTCCTGCCCAAGCTGAAGCTGGAGGTAGTGGTTCCCGACCATAGAGCAGAAGAGGTGGTGCAGGTGATTGCCGAAGCCGCACGCACAGGCGAAATCGGCGACGGCAAGATTTTCGTGTCGGAGGTGGAGGAGGTTATCCGTATCCGAACGGGTGAGCGCGGCGAGTCGGCGTTGTGA
- the leuB gene encoding 3-isopropylmalate dehydrogenase — protein sequence MHKKIAVLPGDGIGPEIISQAVRVLDRVAERYRVQFEYKEALVGGTAYDATGHPLPAETLELCRRSDAVLFGAVGGPKWDNLPPALRPEAGALLPLRKELGLYANLRPALLFPALAGASPLKREVLGDGLDILVVRELTGGIYFGQPKERRDEGRTAVDTCIYTEAEVERIAHVAFRAARQRRKRVASVDKANVLETSRLWREVVTRIAEQYPDVELQHVLVDNAAMQLIRHPRQFDVILTENMFGDILSDEAAMLTGSLGMLPSASLGEGTFGLYEPVHGSAPDIAGQGTANPLATILSAAMMLRHSFGMSEAAGDIEKAVDAALREGYRTPDIWQEGCRKVGTIEMTDAVIKYL from the coding sequence GTGCACAAGAAGATAGCTGTTCTACCCGGCGATGGTATTGGTCCTGAGATAATCTCGCAGGCGGTGCGTGTGCTTGACCGCGTTGCCGAGCGCTACCGCGTGCAGTTCGAATACAAGGAAGCGCTCGTGGGAGGGACAGCGTACGATGCTACCGGACACCCTCTACCCGCAGAGACCTTAGAGCTGTGCAGGCGGTCCGACGCCGTGCTGTTCGGCGCTGTAGGTGGGCCAAAATGGGATAATCTGCCCCCTGCCCTGCGACCGGAAGCGGGCGCGCTGCTGCCCCTGCGCAAGGAGCTGGGGCTTTACGCCAACCTGCGCCCTGCCCTGCTCTTCCCCGCGCTCGCCGGCGCGTCCCCGCTCAAGCGCGAGGTGCTGGGCGATGGACTGGATATTCTGGTGGTGCGTGAGCTCACCGGCGGCATCTACTTCGGTCAACCGAAGGAAAGACGCGATGAGGGACGTACCGCTGTCGACACCTGCATCTACACCGAGGCAGAGGTGGAGCGCATCGCGCATGTCGCCTTCCGCGCGGCAAGGCAACGACGCAAAAGGGTGGCGTCGGTGGACAAAGCGAACGTGCTGGAGACATCGCGCCTGTGGCGCGAAGTGGTTACTCGCATTGCCGAACAGTATCCCGATGTGGAGCTGCAGCACGTGCTGGTGGACAACGCCGCCATGCAGCTGATTCGCCATCCGCGCCAGTTCGATGTGATACTCACCGAGAACATGTTCGGCGACATCCTCAGCGACGAGGCAGCAATGCTCACAGGCAGTCTGGGGATGCTACCCTCGGCGAGCCTGGGTGAAGGCACATTTGGGCTCTATGAACCAGTGCATGGCTCTGCCCCCGACATCGCCGGACAGGGCACTGCCAATCCGCTCGCTACCATCCTGTCCGCCGCGATGATGTTGCGACACAGCTTTGGCATGAGTGAGGCAGCCGGCGATATCGAGAAGGCGGTGGACGCCGCCCTGCGCGAGGGTTACCGCACACCGGACATCTGGCAGGAAGGGTGTCGCAAAGTGGGTACAATCGAGATGACCGATGCAGTGATCAAGTACCTGTGA
- a CDS encoding NYN domain-containing protein, whose amino-acid sequence MYSRDTWKVERGILIRQPPLRVSIFVDGANMYYAQKRLGWFIDFRKVLHFFGPAQNNVISEAYYYTGADSATLARDMRFHEYLMYSGYIVRTKNIKQVIDDTTGEIVEKANLDVELVIDMFNTVNLFDMCVLMSGDGDFERALELLRCKGKRVAVVAHPEMTARELRNVVGRNYFDLREMAPHIARTDRMPEYDEVAITREYIPEETP is encoded by the coding sequence ATGTACTCACGCGACACGTGGAAGGTCGAACGGGGCATCCTGATACGTCAGCCGCCCCTTCGCGTGAGCATCTTTGTGGATGGGGCGAACATGTACTATGCCCAGAAGCGACTGGGCTGGTTCATTGATTTTCGCAAAGTACTTCACTTCTTCGGACCGGCGCAGAATAACGTGATCAGCGAGGCTTACTATTACACCGGCGCGGACAGCGCGACCTTGGCAAGAGACATGCGGTTTCATGAGTATCTGATGTATTCCGGCTATATCGTGCGCACCAAAAACATTAAACAGGTGATTGACGATACCACCGGCGAAATTGTAGAGAAAGCGAACCTGGACGTCGAGCTGGTTATCGATATGTTTAATACGGTCAACCTGTTCGACATGTGCGTGCTGATGAGTGGAGATGGCGACTTCGAGCGTGCTCTAGAGCTGCTGCGCTGTAAGGGCAAACGTGTGGCGGTAGTGGCACACCCTGAGATGACCGCGCGCGAACTGCGCAACGTGGTGGGACGTAACTACTTTGACCTGCGCGAGATGGCTCCGCATATTGCACGCACCGACAGGATGCCGGAATACGACGAGGTCGCGATAACGCGCGAGTACATACCGGAGGAAACTCCCTAG